In Paenibacillus sp. FSL M7-0420, a single genomic region encodes these proteins:
- a CDS encoding HD-GYP domain-containing protein — translation MELYRIFLKQQIRNYIFGSAVAVLAVGSLLMLSSLEISRVEYYRLLLVLVCSFVIMASIEITVFLRQIRPIRAALVQENAALSMLEEAYLHTHLLPKRAIQRIMGPHLLGLSVPALLLSVWMIHSGWVTFPYFYLILAMCCAVLVACMHSLIEFFLTCTSIIPLIKEFRNRALEQYGVDFSLEGHVFVPIRPKFLVSCMLIGTFPLFLFIMATHIRMNGEGDSIVVVGLQSYWAWAGMVLLIGTLFSSIAAWLLTNSVQHPIHELYQAMNQVKDGNLVQVQDEYSDEFSKLVAGFNMMVRGLQAREQQSRQLLDSYFSTLAVALDARDSYTAGHSLRVAEYSVIIGQLAGLRGQELDDLRKSALLHDIGKIGVRDSILFKEEALTDEEFLQIQSHTVLGENILRQIEPADKMAPYLGGVRSHHERYDGRGYPDGLAGREIPLHGRIIAVADAYDAMTSDRPYRKGMDHERALGILEQGRGSQWDPEFAGLFLGYFGRKPEARKGTQPVQAG, via the coding sequence ATGGAACTATACAGAATTTTTTTGAAGCAACAGATCCGGAACTATATCTTCGGTTCAGCTGTAGCGGTACTCGCGGTCGGGAGTCTGCTTATGCTATCTTCCCTGGAGATCAGCCGGGTTGAATATTACCGCCTCTTACTGGTGCTTGTTTGTTCTTTTGTAATAATGGCGTCTATAGAGATTACTGTCTTTCTCAGACAGATCAGGCCCATACGGGCTGCGCTCGTTCAGGAGAATGCTGCGCTATCGATGCTGGAAGAAGCATATCTGCACACGCACCTGCTGCCCAAACGGGCTATACAGCGGATTATGGGCCCGCATCTGCTCGGATTATCCGTTCCGGCTCTGCTGCTGTCGGTGTGGATGATCCATTCTGGCTGGGTCACGTTTCCGTACTTCTATCTGATTCTGGCGATGTGCTGCGCAGTGCTTGTGGCTTGTATGCATTCCCTCATTGAATTCTTCCTGACCTGCACCTCCATTATTCCGCTGATCAAGGAATTCAGGAACCGTGCGCTGGAGCAGTACGGTGTGGATTTTTCCCTGGAGGGCCATGTGTTCGTGCCGATACGCCCCAAATTCCTGGTGAGCTGTATGCTGATCGGTACCTTTCCGCTGTTCCTGTTTATTATGGCCACGCATATCCGTATGAACGGTGAGGGGGACTCGATAGTCGTCGTCGGACTTCAGAGCTATTGGGCCTGGGCGGGGATGGTGCTGCTGATCGGCACGCTGTTCTCCTCCATTGCGGCCTGGCTGCTGACGAACAGTGTGCAGCATCCGATCCATGAGCTGTATCAGGCGATGAACCAGGTGAAGGACGGGAATCTGGTCCAGGTGCAGGATGAGTACTCCGATGAGTTCTCGAAGCTGGTGGCAGGCTTTAACATGATGGTCCGGGGGCTGCAGGCGCGAGAGCAGCAGAGCCGCCAGCTGCTGGACAGCTACTTCTCCACCCTTGCCGTGGCGCTGGACGCCCGCGATTCCTATACGGCAGGACACTCGCTCCGTGTAGCGGAGTATTCGGTGATTATCGGACAGCTGGCCGGACTGAGGGGGCAGGAGCTGGATGATCTGCGCAAGTCAGCGCTGCTGCATGATATTGGTAAGATCGGGGTGAGAGACAGCATCCTGTTCAAGGAAGAAGCCTTAACGGATGAGGAATTCCTCCAGATTCAGAGTCATACTGTGCTGGGAGAGAATATTCTGCGGCAGATTGAACCGGCGGACAAAATGGCACCCTATCTGGGTGGCGTCCGCTCGCATCATGAGCGTTATGACGGCCGGGGCTACCCTGATGGTCTTGCCGGCAGGGAGATCCCGCTGCACGGCCGGATTATCGCGGTAGCGGATGCTTATGATGCGATGACGTCCGACCGGCCTTACCGGAAAGGGATGGACCACGAACGGGCGCTGGGTATTCTGGAGCAGGGCAGGGGCAGCCAGTGGGACCCTGAATTCGCCGGATTGTTCCTGGGGTACTTCGGCCGGAAGCCGGAAGCCCGTAAGGGTACTCAGCCTGTTCAGGCCGGATAA
- a CDS encoding NusG domain II-containing protein, which produces MKRADVLLISIVLIAALAFLVPRWLSNDADKGGPGKELKANITVDGKLFKTITLTKEEQTIEVRTERGYNILKVHDYGVEMFDADCPDKVCLGFGFITLPKQTIVCLPHRVLVEIASAAGEDEVDGYVQ; this is translated from the coding sequence ATGAAACGCGCAGATGTGCTGCTGATTTCTATCGTTCTGATTGCTGCGCTCGCTTTTCTCGTGCCAAGATGGTTGTCTAACGATGCTGATAAAGGTGGGCCAGGCAAAGAACTCAAGGCCAATATAACGGTAGATGGTAAGTTATTCAAAACGATAACCCTTACCAAAGAAGAGCAGACTATTGAGGTCCGCACCGAACGGGGCTATAACATTCTGAAGGTGCATGATTACGGGGTCGAGATGTTTGATGCGGATTGTCCCGATAAGGTATGCCTCGGCTTCGGATTCATCACGCTGCCCAAGCAGACCATTGTCTGCCTTCCGCACCGGGTATTGGTTGAGATTGCAAGTGCGGCCGGGGAGGATGAAGTAGATGGCTATGTCCAGTAG
- a CDS encoding Gx transporter family protein, which produces MAMSSSESATALKRTVIIAIFAAVAVVLSIVEAQIPLAGVGLMPGAKLGFANIMILTCIYFLRGRDVLVLVILKTLLTAFLLGTLSSLLFSLFGSLFSFIVMFALVKLGRRKFSVIGISIAGGLAHNTGQLLAASFVFNSTSIFYYLPVLLITGIITGIAVGFAVRYVVDSLSKISLFEEFLNGPGH; this is translated from the coding sequence ATGGCTATGTCCAGTAGTGAATCGGCTACAGCGCTGAAGCGGACGGTAATTATTGCTATATTCGCTGCCGTTGCTGTGGTGCTGAGTATTGTGGAGGCACAGATCCCGCTGGCCGGAGTGGGGCTGATGCCCGGGGCGAAGCTCGGCTTCGCCAATATTATGATTTTGACCTGTATTTACTTTTTGCGCGGACGCGATGTTCTGGTTCTGGTGATCCTGAAGACACTGCTGACCGCCTTCCTGCTCGGCACGCTGTCCAGCCTGCTGTTCAGCTTGTTCGGCTCCCTGTTCAGCTTCATTGTGATGTTCGCGCTGGTGAAGCTCGGCCGCAGAAAGTTCAGTGTTATCGGCATCAGCATTGCGGGCGGCTTGGCTCATAATACGGGACAGCTGCTGGCAGCCTCGTTCGTATTCAATTCAACGAGTATTTTCTATTACCTGCCGGTTCTGCTGATTACCGGTATTATTACGGGCATTGCTGTCGGCTTCGCCGTCCGGTATGTGGTTGACTCGCTATCCAAAATATCCTTGTTTGAAGAGTTCCTGAACGGACCGGGTCACTAG
- a CDS encoding ATP-binding cassette domain-containing protein translates to MNQAYNDRTAGEKPAVIALEGVSFGYDPEHPILHDINVTVPQGQWVSIVGPNGCGKSTLVKLLNALLPKSAGHISVCGHTLQEETVQSIRQCIGMVFQNPDNQFIGQTVEEDILFGLEGLCLSYEEMKQRLEFYTGKLGIGHLLSKHPGELSGGQKQRVAIASILAMKPGIVIFDEASSMLDEGSRDELMGILRDMQAEGSYTIVLITHDADEILASDRVLALHGGSIAADVSPAELFRDAELLEKCHLREPYTWQLARELESRGIKVDVPASEKELIDTLWLYNYSK, encoded by the coding sequence ATGAATCAAGCGTACAACGATAGAACAGCCGGTGAAAAGCCAGCGGTGATTGCCCTTGAGGGCGTATCCTTCGGCTATGACCCGGAGCATCCGATTCTTCATGATATCAACGTAACGGTCCCGCAGGGCCAATGGGTGAGCATTGTCGGGCCTAACGGCTGCGGCAAATCGACCCTGGTCAAGCTGCTGAATGCGCTGCTTCCGAAGAGCGCCGGTCATATCTCAGTCTGCGGGCATACGCTGCAGGAAGAGACGGTCCAGTCCATCCGGCAATGCATCGGAATGGTCTTTCAGAACCCTGATAACCAGTTCATCGGGCAGACGGTGGAAGAGGATATTCTCTTCGGCCTGGAGGGTCTGTGCTTATCGTACGAAGAGATGAAGCAGCGGCTTGAATTCTATACCGGGAAGCTCGGGATAGGCCATCTGCTGTCCAAGCATCCCGGAGAACTGTCGGGCGGGCAGAAGCAGCGGGTGGCCATCGCCTCGATTCTCGCCATGAAGCCAGGCATCGTCATCTTCGACGAGGCCTCTTCTATGTTGGACGAAGGCAGCCGCGATGAGCTGATGGGGATTCTGCGGGATATGCAGGCCGAGGGCAGTTACACCATTGTGCTGATTACTCATGATGCCGATGAGATTCTGGCTTCGGACCGGGTGCTTGCGCTGCACGGGGGGAGCATCGCGGCGGATGTATCACCTGCGGAGCTGTTCCGTGATGCAGAGCTGCTGGAGAAGTGTCATTTGCGGGAGCCTTATACTTGGCAGCTTGCCCGTGAACTGGAGAGCCGGGGAATTAAGGTGGATGTACCCGCCAGCGAAAAGGAGCTTATAGATACACTATGGCTATACAACTACAGCAAGTAA
- a CDS encoding energy-coupling factor transporter ATPase: MAIQLQQVSYTYADRSMWKQTALHGINLEIAEGSLTGIAGATGSGKSTLLQLFNGILKPTEGTVQVLDVTITAGEKSPRLLPLRRRVGLVFQFPEQQMFEDTVEKDLCFGPLNFGVSLEEAKERARKSMTDMGLDLALLERNPFRLSGGQMRKAAIASVLAMDPDIVVLDEPTATLDPVSRAELIALLERLCREQGRTIIIVTHRMDELLPYADNWVLLKDGELAFQGSGPELAADPAILERCGLRVPQSLRYWQAAAERFGLSGEQPLLTAEGLAGRLAALLEERRTLNASGREEMGNGHE, encoded by the coding sequence ATGGCTATACAACTACAGCAAGTAAGCTACACGTATGCTGACCGCAGTATGTGGAAGCAGACGGCGCTGCACGGGATTAATCTGGAGATTGCCGAGGGTTCGCTGACCGGAATTGCCGGAGCCACCGGCTCGGGCAAATCGACACTGCTCCAGCTGTTCAATGGCATTCTTAAGCCGACAGAAGGCACGGTGCAGGTGCTGGATGTAACGATAACTGCAGGGGAGAAATCACCGAGGCTGCTTCCGCTGCGGCGGAGGGTAGGCCTCGTCTTTCAATTCCCGGAGCAGCAGATGTTCGAAGATACGGTGGAGAAGGATCTCTGCTTCGGGCCGCTGAACTTCGGGGTCAGCCTGGAGGAGGCCAAGGAGCGGGCGCGCAAGTCGATGACGGATATGGGACTGGATCTGGCGCTGCTGGAGCGCAATCCCTTCCGGCTCAGCGGAGGACAGATGCGCAAGGCAGCCATCGCCTCCGTGCTGGCGATGGACCCGGACATTGTGGTGCTGGATGAGCCGACAGCCACCCTGGACCCGGTAAGCCGCGCCGAGCTGATCGCGCTCCTGGAGCGGCTGTGCCGCGAGCAGGGCCGGACGATCATCATCGTAACGCACCGGATGGATGAACTGCTGCCTTATGCCGACAACTGGGTCCTGCTTAAGGATGGGGAACTCGCCTTCCAGGGCAGCGGACCAGAGCTGGCCGCCGATCCGGCGATTCTGGAGCGCTGCGGACTGCGGGTTCCGCAGTCTCTGCGGTACTGGCAGGCTGCCGCCGAGCGCTTCGGCCTTAGCGGCGAGCAGCCGCTTCTTACAGCGGAGGGCCTCGCCGGGCGGCTTGCCGCCTTGCTTGAAGAGCGCCGCACGCTGAATGCCTCCGGCAGGGAAGAAATGGGGAATGGCCATGAATGA
- a CDS encoding energy-coupling factor transporter transmembrane component T family protein: protein MAMNERLLLGRSIDTGSWVHKLDARSKITGMLLYVAIILLSTSWISIGLVAVFSIVVMATTRIPLKYFIKAAKPLRYLMLFIFIVQALSVKEGEVLWSLGSFSLHAGGLRMGAFSVIRMLFLLTFTALLTFTTTPAKLNQGLEGVLAPLKKLRLSPDRITLMISLALRFIPTILDEAQIILKAQASRGADLKELPLKEKARMLVSLLVPVIASAFRRAQDLIYSMEARGFRMDAPRSRYHRLRWGTADTLFVAMFVVLGVAVALL, encoded by the coding sequence ATGGCCATGAATGAGCGGCTGCTGCTGGGACGCAGCATTGATACGGGCTCCTGGGTCCATAAGCTGGATGCCCGGTCAAAAATCACCGGGATGCTGCTCTATGTAGCCATCATCCTGCTGTCTACTTCGTGGATATCAATCGGGCTGGTCGCGGTCTTCTCCATCGTGGTGATGGCGACGACCCGCATTCCACTGAAATATTTCATCAAGGCTGCGAAGCCTTTGCGTTATCTGATGTTGTTCATCTTCATCGTACAGGCGCTGTCCGTGAAGGAAGGGGAGGTGCTGTGGTCCCTGGGCTCGTTCTCGCTGCATGCGGGCGGCCTGCGGATGGGGGCTTTCTCGGTGATCCGCATGCTGTTCCTGCTGACCTTCACCGCGCTGCTGACCTTCACGACAACGCCCGCCAAGCTAAACCAGGGGCTGGAGGGAGTGCTGGCCCCGCTGAAGAAGCTCAGGCTGTCACCCGACCGGATTACGCTGATGATCAGCCTCGCGCTGCGCTTCATTCCGACGATTCTGGATGAGGCGCAGATTATTCTGAAGGCGCAGGCCTCGCGCGGAGCCGATCTGAAGGAACTGCCGCTGAAGGAGAAGGCGCGGATGCTTGTCTCGCTGCTGGTCCCGGTTATCGCCAGTGCGTTCCGGCGCGCCCAGGACCTGATCTATTCCATGGAAGCCCGGGGCTTCCGCATGGATGCGCCGCGCAGCCGGTATCACCGGCTCAGGTGGGGCACGGCGGATACGCTTTTTGTTGCTATGTTCGTTGTACTGGGAGTTGCAGTTGCATTATTGTAA
- a CDS encoding peptidase U32 family protein: protein MARYFNGKEVELLAPAGTFEIFKAVIESKCDAVYFGGPVLNMRMMRKGYNLSHEEIIEALNIAHSMDKKVYITVNNLFSEEDVEEARAYLRFLDTARPDALIVQDMAVLELIREMGLNLPVHASVMMNVHNLEMIHALKELGVSRVVTSREMDLQTAKLLGARSGMELEYFIHGDMCSVHGANCYFSSQVFGMSSNRGKCMKPCRWDYRIKRDGYVFPAEYPLAVKDMFMYEHLPELIESAITSFKIEGRMRDQDFMVMLSNSYGDAIDRYIDDPLGFDRTKDSKALYNNRKRDFSTAYAFGKPGLSNINRRYEGTGKFYSTGKVFSTPTAERELSAERVKELRGRMAEDRRNTLNKPELAVRVNNMEQACLVLEMGVDSLYLPGDVFEPDRPFTKQDIKELGAVKGHTKLYLGLPRMMNELHFDQYDHLLNGERLPIDGLIITNLGAIRRYRGTGYPMMGDANLNVYNHLSAGLYAGLGLTKLTVSPEMTLEHFASFTSRSDLPLEVVVHGTPALMYMEHDLFENTEVMEPIGEEDNQYVRNDVLVLKTDKGENPVYRDQYGRCHLLFAKELCYLPMLGEMNGLGIASFRIEGATYSIKELRTIIAAYQAAMDGTKPEDDLLGGLKPVYAGYTLGSLQFN, encoded by the coding sequence ATGGCACGTTATTTTAATGGTAAAGAAGTAGAGTTACTGGCGCCTGCGGGAACCTTCGAGATCTTCAAGGCGGTCATTGAATCGAAGTGTGATGCGGTGTATTTCGGCGGTCCGGTGCTGAACATGAGAATGATGCGCAAGGGCTACAACTTAAGTCATGAAGAGATTATCGAAGCCCTGAATATCGCCCATAGTATGGACAAAAAAGTATATATCACGGTCAATAATCTGTTCAGCGAAGAGGATGTGGAGGAGGCCAGAGCGTACCTGCGCTTCCTGGACACGGCCCGCCCGGACGCGCTGATCGTGCAGGATATGGCGGTGCTGGAATTGATCCGCGAGATGGGGCTGAATCTGCCGGTTCACGCGTCTGTCATGATGAATGTGCATAATCTGGAGATGATCCACGCACTGAAGGAGCTGGGCGTCAGCCGGGTGGTTACCTCGCGGGAGATGGATCTGCAGACCGCGAAGCTGCTGGGCGCAAGAAGCGGCATGGAGCTGGAGTATTTCATCCATGGCGATATGTGCTCTGTCCACGGGGCGAACTGTTATTTCAGCTCCCAGGTGTTCGGGATGAGCAGCAACCGGGGCAAATGCATGAAGCCTTGCCGCTGGGATTACCGGATTAAGCGTGACGGCTACGTCTTCCCTGCGGAATATCCGCTGGCAGTGAAGGATATGTTCATGTATGAGCATCTTCCGGAGCTGATTGAATCCGCTATTACTTCCTTCAAAATCGAAGGCCGTATGCGCGACCAAGACTTCATGGTGATGCTGTCCAACAGCTATGGCGATGCGATTGACCGCTATATCGATGATCCGCTGGGCTTCGACCGGACCAAGGATTCCAAGGCGCTGTATAACAACCGCAAGCGTGATTTCTCCACGGCATATGCTTTTGGCAAACCGGGACTGTCGAATATCAACCGCCGTTATGAGGGAACAGGCAAGTTCTACAGCACCGGCAAAGTATTCAGTACGCCGACTGCGGAGCGTGAGCTGTCTGCCGAGCGGGTGAAGGAGCTGCGCGGGCGAATGGCTGAAGACAGACGCAATACCCTCAACAAGCCTGAGCTGGCAGTGCGTGTGAATAATATGGAGCAGGCGTGTCTCGTACTGGAGATGGGAGTAGACAGCCTCTACCTGCCAGGCGATGTGTTTGAGCCGGACCGTCCTTTTACGAAGCAGGATATTAAGGAGCTTGGAGCGGTAAAAGGTCATACCAAGTTATACCTGGGCCTGCCGCGGATGATGAACGAGCTGCATTTCGACCAGTATGATCATCTGCTGAACGGAGAACGGCTGCCGATTGACGGACTGATCATTACGAACCTGGGGGCGATCCGCCGTTACCGTGGCACCGGTTACCCGATGATGGGTGATGCTAATCTGAATGTCTACAACCATCTGTCAGCCGGACTGTATGCCGGACTGGGCCTGACGAAGCTGACCGTTTCGCCGGAGATGACGCTGGAGCATTTCGCCTCCTTCACCTCACGCAGCGACTTGCCGCTGGAGGTTGTGGTGCACGGAACGCCTGCGCTGATGTATATGGAGCATGATCTGTTCGAGAATACAGAGGTGATGGAGCCGATCGGTGAGGAAGACAACCAGTATGTCCGCAATGATGTGCTGGTGCTCAAGACCGACAAGGGCGAGAATCCGGTCTACCGTGACCAATATGGCCGCTGCCATCTGCTGTTCGCCAAGGAGCTGTGTTATCTCCCGATGCTGGGTGAAATGAACGGCCTGGGGATTGCCAGCTTCCGGATAGAAGGCGCGACCTATAGTATCAAGGAGCTGCGCACCATTATTGCTGCTTATCAGGCTGCGATGGATGGAACGAAGCCTGAGGATGATCTGCTGGGCGGGCTGAAGCCGGTCTATGCGGGGTACACCCTCGGTTCACTGCAGTTTAACTAA
- a CDS encoding aspartate aminotransferase family protein, producing the protein MEFEQSNFIGREAVAAKRKQYFYPCTAHFYRDAPQLVRGSMQYVYDENGKEYTDFFAGVSVVACGHCNPAITSRTIAQLQQLQHTSPIYLTQPNVDLAERLEEVLPGALRRTFFVNSGSEANEGALLLARMHTGRKGFIALEAGLHGRTNLTMSVTGLQMWRTDAYLDEDVTFIKRPYHPELTLEEAAAQSIQNLKEVLAAQGDTIAAMIVEPIQGNGGIVMPALSYFREVKALLEQYGVLLIDDEIQTGYGRSGAMFAMEHFGVVPDIISMAKALGNGVPIAAFSTTDEIAASLNKPSASTFGGNPVSAATALAVLDYIRDERLAERAAELGGQLKQGLLALQERYPALITDVRGSGLMLGAELAGSETEDAAAVTDYVLEELKDRGYLIGKNGIGRNVLAFQPPLVVTSGNIDALLAALHEVLQAIH; encoded by the coding sequence ATGGAATTCGAACAGAGTAACTTCATTGGAAGAGAAGCGGTAGCTGCTAAAAGAAAGCAGTATTTCTACCCGTGCACCGCACATTTTTACCGGGATGCCCCGCAATTGGTACGCGGAAGCATGCAGTATGTCTACGATGAGAATGGCAAGGAATACACCGACTTCTTCGCGGGAGTCTCAGTGGTTGCCTGCGGCCACTGTAATCCGGCTATTACTTCCCGTACGATAGCACAGCTTCAGCAATTGCAGCACACTTCGCCCATCTACCTGACCCAGCCGAATGTAGATTTGGCGGAACGTCTGGAAGAAGTGCTGCCGGGCGCGCTGCGCCGGACATTCTTCGTCAACAGCGGCTCGGAGGCGAATGAAGGAGCGCTGCTGCTGGCGCGGATGCATACCGGCCGCAAAGGCTTTATTGCCCTGGAAGCCGGCCTGCATGGCCGGACCAACCTCACCATGAGTGTGACCGGGCTGCAAATGTGGAGAACCGATGCCTACCTGGATGAGGATGTGACGTTCATTAAGCGCCCGTATCATCCGGAATTGACGCTGGAGGAAGCGGCGGCGCAGTCCATCCAGAATCTGAAGGAGGTACTCGCTGCCCAAGGAGACACCATTGCCGCCATGATCGTGGAGCCGATTCAAGGGAACGGCGGGATCGTCATGCCTGCGCTGTCCTATTTCCGTGAGGTGAAGGCGCTGCTTGAGCAGTACGGTGTACTGCTGATTGACGACGAAATCCAGACCGGCTACGGCCGGAGCGGAGCTATGTTTGCGATGGAGCATTTCGGCGTCGTGCCGGACATTATCAGCATGGCCAAGGCGCTGGGGAACGGAGTACCGATCGCTGCCTTTTCCACGACGGATGAGATAGCGGCATCGCTGAACAAGCCTTCCGCCTCGACGTTCGGAGGGAATCCAGTCTCTGCGGCTACCGCGCTGGCGGTGCTGGACTACATCCGTGATGAGCGGCTGGCAGAACGTGCGGCTGAGCTGGGCGGCCAGTTGAAGCAAGGCTTGCTTGCTCTCCAGGAGCGTTACCCTGCGTTGATTACCGATGTACGGGGCAGCGGACTTATGCTGGGGGCCGAGCTGGCCGGTTCGGAGACTGAGGATGCCGCTGCTGTGACAGACTATGTGCTGGAAGAGCTGAAGGACCGCGGATACCTGATCGGCAAAAACGGCATAGGCCGCAACGTCCTCGCCTTCCAGCCGCCGCTTGTTGTGACTTCCGGGAATATTGATGCCCTGCTGGCTGCACTCCATGAAGTACTGCAAGCGATCCACTAA
- a CDS encoding UbiA-like polyprenyltransferase — translation MVIINAFKHTALKMKMFSELVMFSHTLFSLPFAIISMVWAAGGWPSGHMMLWGLIALIGARNGANAFNRLVDRTFDGNNPRTAHRHLPQRLLAEKEVILFIIINYALFIVASGMLNLLCLVLSPVAIVLISSYSYTKRFTFLSHLYLGFVIASAPIGAWFAVTGNIAFTPFVIGTVVMLWIAGFDIIYGTQDIEFDRKNGLWSIPSFFGLENALRISKGLHFIMVMLLLFLYLWRDLGWMYLVGIGIATVLLMTEHKIIKPANRKLMKVASYNLNQVISMVILLCTLIDYFYVN, via the coding sequence ATGGTGATCATTAATGCTTTTAAACATACGGCGCTTAAAATGAAAATGTTCAGCGAGCTGGTGATGTTCTCCCATACGCTGTTCTCACTGCCTTTTGCCATCATCTCCATGGTCTGGGCGGCGGGCGGCTGGCCTTCCGGCCATATGATGTTATGGGGGCTGATCGCGCTGATCGGGGCACGCAACGGGGCGAATGCGTTCAATCGCCTGGTGGACCGTACCTTCGACGGCAACAATCCGCGAACCGCCCACCGGCATCTGCCGCAGCGTCTGCTCGCAGAGAAGGAAGTCATTCTGTTCATTATCATCAATTATGCCCTGTTCATTGTGGCCTCCGGGATGCTGAACCTGCTCTGTCTGGTGTTGTCCCCGGTAGCCATTGTACTGATCTCATCCTACTCTTATACGAAGCGGTTCACCTTCCTGAGCCATCTGTATCTGGGCTTCGTGATTGCTTCGGCCCCGATTGGCGCCTGGTTTGCGGTTACCGGGAATATCGCGTTCACGCCATTCGTGATCGGAACCGTGGTGATGCTCTGGATTGCCGGGTTTGATATCATCTACGGGACTCAGGACATTGAGTTCGACCGCAAGAACGGCTTATGGTCCATCCCGAGCTTCTTCGGCCTGGAGAACGCGCTGCGGATCTCCAAAGGGCTGCATTTCATTATGGTTATGCTGCTGCTGTTCCTGTACCTCTGGCGCGATCTCGGCTGGATGTATCTGGTGGGCATCGGCATCGCTACGGTGCTGCTTATGACAGAGCACAAGATTATCAAGCCTGCTAACCGCAAGCTGATGAAGGTGGCTTCTTATAATTTGAATCAGGTGATCAGTATGGTGATATTGCTGTGTACGCTGATTGATTATTTTTACGTTAATTAG
- a CDS encoding PT domain-containing protein has product MNNKLALSLIVACAVLSGCASDTNKRKPDSTTAAAEPTVAATAEPTAEVTPAPTTAPTEVPKAEPTAAEELALDYIITYVNNSDVAAKKKFVAEHLHPGVQALFKEDQLTETEPELKVLKPKVIESTEYKDDNGTKVDAVLLQGEKRSNMNNEVIVLIADHKIFRAMEAVERAEFDNVRSKFKAPVPAVTVPPLTVLDELVNFMIVDVWNEGFADFHYYSQNGKNSVGEKMDIQATMERLAVAMAHKKESDSYIAGLGAEYDDVKKVWAPLSKETDRLYAQLLAGPPKPKDPNTKFDTEAFRQYRDDFQEKIDTMLLENK; this is encoded by the coding sequence GTGAACAACAAACTGGCGCTCAGCCTCATTGTGGCTTGTGCTGTACTTTCGGGCTGCGCTTCGGACACGAATAAGAGGAAGCCTGACAGCACTACGGCTGCTGCTGAACCCACTGTCGCTGCAACTGCCGAGCCCACGGCAGAGGTTACTCCTGCTCCGACAACGGCGCCTACCGAAGTCCCTAAAGCAGAGCCTACGGCTGCGGAAGAGCTTGCTCTGGACTACATCATTACATATGTGAACAATTCGGATGTGGCGGCGAAAAAGAAGTTTGTGGCTGAACATCTCCATCCCGGTGTGCAGGCTTTATTTAAAGAAGACCAATTGACTGAGACGGAGCCAGAGCTTAAAGTGCTTAAGCCCAAGGTCATTGAATCTACAGAGTATAAGGATGACAATGGGACAAAGGTGGATGCAGTGCTGCTTCAGGGGGAGAAACGGTCGAATATGAACAATGAGGTTATTGTTCTGATTGCAGACCATAAAATCTTCAGAGCTATGGAAGCAGTGGAAAGAGCAGAATTTGACAACGTCCGCAGCAAGTTCAAGGCACCTGTTCCGGCTGTGACGGTACCGCCCCTAACGGTGCTGGATGAATTGGTTAACTTTATGATTGTCGATGTATGGAACGAAGGCTTCGCTGATTTCCATTATTATTCCCAGAACGGGAAGAACAGTGTCGGCGAAAAGATGGATATTCAGGCAACCATGGAGCGATTAGCTGTTGCGATGGCCCACAAGAAAGAATCCGACAGCTATATCGCAGGCCTGGGTGCAGAATATGACGATGTGAAGAAAGTATGGGCACCGCTATCCAAAGAAACTGACCGTTTGTATGCTCAGCTCCTCGCTGGTCCGCCCAAGCCCAAAGATCCCAATACTAAGTTTGATACCGAGGCATTCCGTCAGTACCGGGATGATTTTCAGGAAAAAATAGATACCATGCTGCTTGAAAATAAATAA